In a genomic window of Holophagales bacterium:
- a CDS encoding sigma-70 family RNA polymerase sigma factor → MARPDPVVALAEEYPRFLAFLAKRTGDRAVAEEILQEAFARAVTKAHGLREDSSAVAWFYQVLRNALVDHHRRSASEGRAMAAFAAEQEGEARDEELAREVCRCVGRIASDLKPEYAEALRGVEVEGLSLKDFAGKAGITPNNAAVRVHRAREALRKRLVSTCSSCAAKGCTDCTCGPPGPGG, encoded by the coding sequence GTGGCCCGCCCCGACCCGGTCGTCGCCCTCGCGGAGGAGTACCCGCGCTTTCTCGCCTTCCTCGCGAAGCGGACGGGGGACCGGGCCGTGGCCGAGGAGATCCTCCAGGAGGCCTTCGCGCGGGCCGTGACGAAGGCGCACGGCCTGCGCGAGGACTCCTCCGCCGTGGCCTGGTTCTACCAGGTCCTCCGCAATGCCCTCGTCGACCACCATCGGCGCAGCGCCTCCGAGGGGCGCGCGATGGCGGCGTTCGCGGCGGAGCAGGAGGGGGAGGCGAGGGACGAGGAGCTGGCGCGGGAGGTCTGCCGCTGCGTCGGCCGGATCGCCTCGGACCTGAAGCCCGAGTACGCCGAGGCCCTGCGCGGTGTCGAAGTGGAGGGGCTTTCCCTCAAGGACTTCGCCGGGAAGGCCGGGATCACGCCGAACAACGCCGCGGTCCGCGTCCACCGCGCGCGCGAGGCGCTCCGCAAGAGGCTCGTCTCGACCTGCTCGTCGTGCGCGGCGAAGGGCTGCACCGACTGCACCTGCGGCCCGCCCGGTCCCGGAGGCTGA
- a CDS encoding cupredoxin domain-containing protein: protein MKIADSFRSLLGTRTDTKAPETGGSCCHGDEACERPSGASGPAPTQQLEVTVEKGYRPARLTARAGAPVRITFFRNETSGCSKEVVFPGLGIRRALPTGERVSIDLPPQAAGIVPFTCGMGMMKGGIEVR, encoded by the coding sequence ATGAAGATCGCCGACAGCTTCCGTTCCCTCCTGGGCACCAGGACCGACACGAAGGCGCCCGAAACCGGAGGTTCCTGCTGCCACGGCGACGAGGCCTGCGAGCGCCCGAGCGGCGCCTCCGGCCCCGCGCCGACGCAGCAGCTCGAAGTGACCGTTGAGAAGGGCTACCGCCCCGCCCGGCTCACGGCGCGCGCCGGCGCGCCCGTGCGCATCACGTTCTTCCGGAACGAGACCTCCGGCTGCTCGAAGGAGGTGGTCTTCCCGGGCCTCGGGATTCGCAGGGCGCTCCCGACGGGGGAGAGGGTCTCGATCGACCTGCCGCCCCAGGCCGCCGGAATCGTTCCGTTCACCTGCGGGATGGGGATGATGAAGGGGGGAATCGAGGTGCGCTGA
- a CDS encoding copper oxidase, whose translation MDRRSLLRFAGLAALGSALPLSAKEPNTASRPLGAPRRTTRSARSGVGSVVTPNGSTLPLRRSGRVLVGHLVAQVVDHEFAPGLKALVWGYNGGTPGPTIEATEGDRLRIYVTNRLPEPTTVHWHGLVLPNGMDGVSGLNQAPIPVGETWAYEFDLHRPGTFMYHSHYDEMTQVALGLVGMIVVHPRVPTGPPVDRDFVLMTHEWSLPVGARRPDPGAMSDFNLLTFNGKAYPGTAPLVVGTGERVRIRIGNLSPMDHHPIHLHGLSFEVTGTDGGDVPPSARWPETTVLVPTGSARVIELVPTEPGDWAVHCHMTHHVMTQMGHGLPNVVGADLASVDERLSRLVPGAMVMGTTGMGGMGEMAMPIPPNSLPMKGAHGPFGYVDMGGMFTVLKVRDDPGSADSEGWFRHPEGTVAGPADPARLAADGIEP comes from the coding sequence ATGGACCGTCGCTCGCTCCTCCGCTTCGCCGGCCTCGCCGCCCTCGGCAGCGCCCTGCCTCTCTCCGCGAAGGAGCCGAACACGGCCTCCCGTCCGCTCGGTGCGCCGCGCCGCACGACCCGTTCCGCGCGCTCCGGCGTCGGCTCCGTCGTCACACCGAACGGCTCCACGCTGCCGCTGCGCCGCTCCGGCCGCGTCCTCGTGGGCCACCTCGTGGCCCAGGTCGTCGACCACGAGTTCGCCCCCGGCCTGAAGGCCCTCGTCTGGGGCTACAACGGCGGCACGCCGGGCCCGACGATCGAGGCGACCGAGGGGGACCGCCTCCGGATCTACGTCACGAACCGGCTCCCCGAGCCGACGACGGTCCACTGGCACGGGCTCGTCCTGCCGAACGGGATGGACGGCGTCTCGGGCCTCAACCAGGCGCCGATTCCGGTCGGCGAGACGTGGGCCTACGAGTTCGACCTCCACCGCCCCGGGACCTTCATGTACCACTCGCACTACGACGAGATGACGCAGGTCGCCCTCGGCCTCGTCGGAATGATCGTCGTCCACCCGCGCGTCCCGACGGGCCCGCCGGTCGACCGGGACTTCGTCCTGATGACGCACGAGTGGAGCCTCCCGGTCGGCGCCCGCCGCCCCGACCCGGGCGCCATGAGCGACTTCAACCTCCTGACGTTCAACGGGAAGGCGTACCCCGGGACGGCCCCGCTCGTCGTCGGGACCGGGGAGCGGGTCCGCATCCGGATCGGGAACCTCTCGCCGATGGACCACCACCCGATCCACCTCCACGGCCTCTCCTTCGAGGTGACGGGGACCGACGGCGGCGACGTGCCCCCGTCCGCACGCTGGCCCGAGACGACGGTCCTCGTCCCCACCGGCTCGGCGCGGGTCATCGAGCTGGTTCCGACCGAGCCGGGCGACTGGGCCGTCCACTGCCACATGACGCACCACGTCATGACGCAGATGGGGCACGGCCTCCCGAACGTCGTCGGCGCCGACCTCGCGTCCGTCGACGAGCGCCTCTCGCGTCTCGTCCCGGGGGCGATGGTCATGGGCACGACCGGGATGGGAGGGATGGGCGAGATGGCGATGCCGATTCCCCCGAACAGCCTCCCGATGAAGGGGGCTCACGGCCCGTTTGGTTACGTCGACATGGGCGGGATGTTCACCGTCCTGAAGGTGCGCGACGACCCGGGGTCTGCCGACTCCGAGGGCTGGTTCCGTCATCCCGAGGGGACCGTGGCCGGACCTGCCGACCCGGCCCGGCTCGCTGCGGACGGGATCGAGCCGTAA
- a CDS encoding TolC family protein, giving the protein MLRRPLLSLLALALALRLAHGGLLAGAPAPASVGASANVPVEIRALLAEPLTAGSAVRLSFLAEPSLRARLLETGVDEGRLEEARRLPNPTIEVEFWGPSGKGDDEARTEASIEWDVTTALLTGRRTAAASAALGAARLRAEAATVARAFEVESAFHSVRGAKRKLAIARTRAELAAVVADTARALVDAGNAAALSALREDASRERAALALSEAELVAVDAEERLSILLGAGSVEGVREAVAAIGDEAPPLPAALPATSTLEDAALASNLELRELDARLRAVAARIRLAKAEGRWPDVSLRVRTEREEGSWRIGGGVSIRLPLVDRGQGRLASLLAERRSLEERRRATEAAVGSAARRAASRLSLAHARAARYGASILPRQERITAETLLHANAMQVGIPALLAARDAELAAASAAADADRDYAVALAATVALRSGLRVDAPASPSLSGNEPASPEGGH; this is encoded by the coding sequence ATGCTCCGACGACCCCTGCTCTCGCTTCTCGCCCTGGCGCTCGCCCTCCGTCTCGCGCATGGCGGGCTGCTCGCGGGCGCCCCCGCCCCCGCCTCCGTGGGTGCCTCCGCGAACGTCCCCGTTGAGATCCGGGCCCTTCTCGCTGAGCCGCTGACCGCCGGGAGCGCCGTCCGGCTCTCCTTCCTCGCCGAGCCGTCGCTTCGCGCACGGCTCCTCGAGACGGGCGTCGACGAGGGCCGGCTCGAAGAGGCCCGGCGCCTTCCGAACCCGACGATCGAGGTCGAGTTCTGGGGGCCTTCCGGAAAGGGCGACGACGAGGCGCGCACCGAGGCCTCGATCGAATGGGACGTGACGACCGCGCTCCTGACGGGCCGGCGGACCGCCGCCGCGAGCGCCGCCCTCGGGGCCGCGCGGCTGCGTGCCGAGGCCGCGACCGTCGCCCGGGCGTTCGAAGTGGAGAGTGCGTTCCACTCCGTCCGCGGGGCGAAGAGGAAGCTCGCGATTGCGCGGACCCGCGCGGAGCTGGCCGCGGTCGTCGCGGACACCGCGCGGGCGCTCGTCGACGCCGGGAACGCCGCCGCGCTTTCCGCGCTCCGGGAAGACGCCTCCCGAGAGAGAGCGGCGCTCGCACTGTCGGAGGCGGAGCTCGTGGCCGTCGATGCCGAGGAACGCCTCTCGATCCTCCTCGGCGCCGGCAGCGTCGAGGGCGTCCGCGAGGCCGTCGCCGCGATCGGAGACGAAGCTCCTCCCCTGCCCGCCGCGCTTCCCGCGACCTCCACTCTCGAGGATGCCGCTCTCGCGTCGAACCTCGAGCTGCGCGAGTTGGACGCCCGTCTCCGCGCCGTCGCCGCCCGGATCCGGCTCGCGAAGGCGGAAGGCCGCTGGCCCGACGTGAGCCTGCGCGTCCGCACGGAACGCGAGGAAGGCTCATGGCGGATCGGCGGGGGCGTGTCGATCCGTCTTCCGCTCGTCGATCGCGGCCAGGGTCGCCTCGCCTCCCTCCTCGCCGAGCGCCGCTCCCTCGAGGAGCGCCGGAGGGCGACCGAAGCGGCGGTGGGCTCCGCGGCCCGGAGGGCGGCGAGCCGGCTCTCCCTCGCCCACGCCCGCGCCGCGCGCTACGGCGCCTCCATCCTCCCCCGGCAGGAACGGATCACGGCGGAGACGCTCCTCCACGCCAACGCGATGCAGGTCGGGATCCCCGCCCTCCTCGCCGCCCGGGACGCCGAGCTCGCCGCCGCGTCGGCGGCCGCCGACGCCGACCGCGACTACGCCGTCGCCCTCGCCGCGACAGTCGCGCTTCGAAGCGGGCTGCGCGTCGACGCGCCCGCGAGTCCCTCGCTCTCCGGCAACGAACCCGCTTCGCCCGAAGGAGGTCACTGA